TCTCATCTGCGTAGGTGATGAATATGGAAAATCCGTGCGTCCGATAGAGCGTTCAAAAATAAAATCACCGCTAAACATCGCATCTTCAATCTCTATTGTTGAACATCCGGGAGTGTGTCCGGGAAAATGGGTAAATTTAACTTTAACTCCGTCAAAATCAAGCTCCTGATTCGGTTCTACCTCTACATCCGGCTTAGACGGCGGCAAATCAGGCATCCAAGAGCTGCTTGAGAGCAGCATAGTGTCCTCTTTTGGAGTGTATAGCGGAATTTTTAGTTTCTCTTGCAATTCGGCATTGCTCCATACATGGTCAAAATGACCGTGTGTATTTAAAATTGCAACCGGATTTGTAACATTATCTATAACCCATTTTGTAGCACCGATACCCGGATCTATTATAAAATCTTTTCCGTTAACCGTTACGATATAACAGTTTGTTTGATACTCGCCCATAGGTTTTACTTTTATATTCATATGTAATACTCTTTTTCGTAAAATTATAACATTGGTTACTAAAATTTGATATAATAATTTTTCTTATGCCATTGGGCACTTCGAAGTTTATCAAAGGTTTGTGATGAAAAAGTATGAGCAAATAACAGAGTATTTGTGCTATTTTTTAAATGATGAAGTTCGTAAAACAGGCTTAGGCAATGTTGTGTTAGGTCTTAGCGGCGGGATTGATTCTGCCGTTGTAGCTTTGCTTGCCCATAAAGTGTTTAAAGATAATTTATTGTGCGTAAAGATGCCCTCACACTACTCTTCGCAAAGTTCTCTTGATGATGCAGATGAACTTTGCCGTGATTTTGGATTAAATGTCATTACGGCTTCGATTGAACCGATGCTAAGAGCTTATGAAGAGTTAAATCCCGATATGGATAATCTTAGAAGAGGCAATATCTCTGCACGGTTTAGAATGGCTACTATCTTTGACATCTCGGCAAAACAGAGAGCTTTGGTTTTGGGTACCAGCAATAAAAGCGAGTTGATGCTCGGTTACGGAACGCTTTACGGAGATTTGGCAAGTGCATTAAACCCGATAGGCGATTTGTACAAGAGTGAAGTGTATGAGTTGGCGGAGTATTTGGGTGTCTCAAAAGCTATTATAAAAAAAGTTCCTTCTGCCGATTTGTGGTATGGACAGAGCGATGAGGCTGACTTGGGTTATAGCTATGCCAAACTTGATGAAGCGCTTAAGCTTTATGTTGAAGAGAGACTCACTAGAGAAGAGATAATTAAAAGAGGATGCGATAAAGATATGCTTGAAATGATTATAGAGCGGATTTTTCGCAATCAGTTTAAGAGAAAAATGCCGCTTATCGCAAAACTGACCTCAAGAACTATAAACCATGATTTTAACTATCCAAGAGATATAACACTATAAGGAGCAAGGGATGAAAATTGCATTTTGTAAATATGAAAGCAGCAGAGAGGCACACTCGAATGTTAGTGATGTTTTAGACGGTGAAGAGATAAATCAGGTTTTGGAGCTAGAAGGAGAGTTTGCCGCATATATCGGTGCAGATTATGCGCAAGCTACCTCACACGGAACATCGGCGCTTCATTTGGCGATGTTGGCGCTTGATTTAAAACGCGGTGATAAAGTAGTTTGTTCCGTAAATGCACATCCGAATGTTCCCGAAGTCGTCCGCCACTTTGACGCAGAGCCTGTTTTTATAGATATAGATTCGCAAACTTACAATATCAATCTTGACAAACTAGAGGCGTATTTGGAGGATAACAAGGCTAAAAAACTAAAAGCCGTTATTGTTACGCATGTTGCAGGACAGTGTGTTGACTTGGATAGACTTTACAGAATGGCGACTATTTATGATGTGAAAATCGTAGAAGATGCGAGTGAAGCTTTAGGGGCTACATATAAAGGTGACAAGATAGGTTCCACGGGAGCCGACATAACATGTTTTAACTTCTCGTCCCATCTGAAAAAAGATGTTTGTAACGGCGGTATGCTTGTTTCAAACTCACAAGAGATTATGGAGCGTGCAAGACTTTTAAGTTCTCACGGGATGAAAAGAGACGAGGATTCTTTGGAATATATATATGATGTAGTAGATATAGGTTTTGATTATTCGATGAGTCAGTTGGATGCGGCATACATCAGAGCGCAGATTAAAGAGCAGGATAACAATCTTGTAAGAGTAAAAGAGATAGCTGAGATGTATAACAAAGCTCTTGCAGGAGTAAATCATATAACTATACCAAAACCGGTTAGCGATGAGCATCCATACTCTCTTTATATTATTAAAGTAGATAAAAACAGAGACTCTTTTGCGCTTGAGTTAAAAAAGCAGGGTGTTGAGGTCGGAGTTCACTATATACCTCTTCACTTTTTATCGTACTATAAACACAAATATTCGCTAAAAGTAAATAATTTTCCGGTTGCGCTTACAACTTATCAGCAGGTAATGTCGCTTCCGATTTACCCTAGCATGCAAGATAAAGAAGTGCAGTTCGTTATAGATAAAATCAAATCCGTAGCATCGACTAGAGTATAATTTATGTTAGATAATCTGCCGCTTTATGCGGCTAGCTTCAGTGCCAAAGCGGCTAGCGTAGCATTGACGGACTTATTCGTTGATGCGTAAGATGTTAGTCTTTTGGGTTGAAGAGTATTTCTACAACCCAAGTCCCGCTCAAAAAATCATCTCTATTTTTCTTCTTCCGCTTAGTTTTATCTACTGTTTTATTATGTATTTGCGATTTAAAAGCAAAAAACCGCAAGATTTCGGCATCGATATCATCAGTATCGGAAATCTTAGTGTCGGAGGGAGCGGGAAAACTCCTTTAGTAACCGCTCTTGCATCAAGATATGAAGACGCGGCGGTAGTTCTTCGCGGATACGCTAGAGAGAGCCGCGGACTTTTTGTAGTAAGCGACGGAAAAAAAATATTAGTCGATGTAACTATTAGCGGCGATGAGGCTATGATATATGCACACAAACTTCCGCATACAATCGTTATAGTCAGCGAAGATAGAAAAAAAGGTATTTTAAAAGCCAAAGAGATGGGTGCTAAGATTATATTTTTAGACGATGCCTACTCAAAGCACGATATAAAAAAACTTGATATTCTCATAGATGTACAAAGTAAAAATTCATTTTGTCTGCCCTCGGGAGCATTTAGAGAGAGGCTCTGGAGAGAAAAAGCGGCTGTTGTCGTAAAAGATGGCATTGATTTTAAGAGAGTGGTTGAACTTAAAAATAAAAGTGATAAAATGTCGCTTGTAACTGCCATAGCAAGACCGCAGCGCCTTGATGGTTATCTGCCTCAAGTTGTGAGTAAAAATTGGTTTGAGGATCATCACTCGTTTACAAAAGATGAGGTTTTGGATATTCTCAAACAAGATAAGTCAGACTCTATTTTGGTTACTTACAAAGATTTTGTAAAATTAGAGCAGTTTGATTTACCGCTTTCACTGCTTGATTTGCATGTGGAAGTTAATGAAAATATTTTTAAAATAATAGATAATTATAGGAGAAACAGTAATGCAAAAAAAGATTGAAACAGTTCAAACGCTTCTTGAAGCTCTGCCGTTTATAAAAGAGTTCAGAGGTGAGACGATAGTCATAAAATACGGCGGTTCGGCGCAAGAATCACCACAGTTAAAAGAGAAGTTTGCCGAAGACATTTTGCTTATGTATCTTGTAGGCATTAAGCCGGTTATCGTTCACGGCGGCGGCAGACAGATAAACGAGATGTTGGACGCTCTTAAAATAGATACCAAATTTATCGACGGTCAGAGAGTCACTTCAAAAGAGGTTATGAGAATTGTCGAGATGGTGCTTAGCGGAGAGATAAACAAAGAGATAGTGTCACTATTAAATTCTCACGGTGCAAAAGCGATAGGCATTAGCGGGAAAGATGCTCACTTTATCTCTGCAAAATCCAAAGACTTCGCAAAATGGGGACTTACGGGAAATATTACTGATGTAAAATCCGAAGTTGTAGAAAACCTGATAGCCGAGAAATTTATACCTGTTATTGCTCCCATTGCGGCAGGAAGCGAGATGGGACATCCTGGGTTTAACATAAATGCGGATTTATGTGCTTCGTATGTTGCAAAAGCGATAGGCGCAAACAAAATCATATTTTTAACGGATACCGCCGGAGTTTTAAACAACAACAAAGAGCTATTTAGCACGCTTACAAAAGATGAAGTCGAAGCACTCAAGGCTGATGGAACGATTCACGGCGGGATGGTGCCAAAAGTTGATGCCTGCCTTGAGGCAATCGAGGGCGGCGTGCAAAAAGCTCACATCATAGACGGCAGAATAGAGCACTCGATGCTTTTAGAACTTTTTACATCGGCAGGTATAGGAACCCAGATAGTTATATAACTGATGTTATGCATTTTTAGTGCGTAATGTAAATTGTAGTCTCTGAACAATTATCGAATTAGACCCTGAATCAAGTTCAGGGTGACGGGTAGTTCGTCATTCCAAGCTTGACTTGGAATCTAGTTTATAATTTAATCAGAAGATTCAATTATATAATATATCTTAGCTCTTTCTAGCCGTTTTATAAAAGAGTTTCTCGCTTGATAGCTCCTTTGGCATAGGTGTATCACTTAGAATATTTTCACCTAAAATTTTTGCCAAGTATGGAGCGAGGACAAAACCTCTTGAGCCGAGTGCGTTGATGATATAGAGGTTAGGATAGTACTCTAAGAGATTCGGCGGAATCTTTGTGCCGTTTTTGATTGATGGATATTTTTTTAAGCTCTCATCAAAGTTTACAACTTTGCCGATTACGGGAAAATAGCTCTTTATCGTCGCTCTTGCACCTCTGTAAATTTTTACGACTTCTAAATCTTCCAGTTTTATCAGCTCATCTGCCTCTCTTAGCAGAGTTTCGATTTGTCCTTGTTCACTATTGATATAAAAAGCACACTTGTCGCACGAGGTAATGCACTCCATTTTTGCGGTGTCGTGTCTCTCTTTTGTGGCACCGATAGCAACCGTGCCGTCATTTTTGTTTGTTGAGATAGAGATAGATTTGTGTATGTTAAACGGCACTTTCGTTGTTGTTTTTACATCTATTTTAACCCCGAAAATAGGAGATATCTCTATATATGGAGTTTTAACTAACGGTTTTATAACACCTTGAGCTAAAATGACGGTTTTTGCTTTGAAGTTTTCAAAAATATAAAATCCCTCTTCAAAGATTAGCTCTTTTATATCTTCTTTATAAAAATCACACTTTTCTATAAGTTTTTCGCAAATCTCATGAGGATTTAAAATAGCTGCATTTTCGTAAAAATATCCCTCAATTTTGGTAAAGTTTTGTGATATTTCTTGCAGCTCTTTCGTGTTTAGATATTTGCTTTTTATGCTGTTGGATTGAAGTTTTTCATCGTCAAAGTTATTATTTGCAACTCTTAAAACACCTCTTTTGTTGAGTGCAAGGGGTGCAAACTTTTCATAAAATTCAAGGCTATATGCAAGAGCGCTGTTTACAAAACCGTTATAAGGATTCTCTTTTCCGGGAAGCGGGGATAAGAACGCACCTGCCGCTTTGCTGCCGCCGCCTGCAATGCCCTCTTTATCTATCACGGCAACTTTTTTACCATTTTTTTGCAGATAATGGGCAATATTGCATCCGGCACTTCCGGCTCCGATAATTAAAAAGTCATATATTTTCATTTTGGAATTATAGAAAAATGTGACTTAATGTCAAGTGTTAAGACATTATTAGATTAGTGATGTTATAATCGCGCTATTATTAAAACTACAGGATATGAGATGTACGGACTGTTTGAAGACGAAGACGATATATTTATGGGTTCACCCAAGAGTAAATTAATGGATGTAATATTTAATGCAAACAACGACAGAGTAAGAGCCGAATTGCAAAATTTTATCGACAGAACGGCTGCTATGGAGCTTATGATGGCAGAAAAATTTACAGAAGATGTAGATAGAGAAATTCAAAGATTTATGTTTTCAAATAGAGATGAAGTTGATGAACATTCAAAAAGTCTCTATATCGAACTAATGGGTACTATACTTTCACAGAGTGAATAGTTGAAATTTTTTTTGCGATTATTTCTTTTTTTAGCATTTGGTTTTAGTTTCATATTTGCAAGTAATGTAACAGAAACTAAGGAAATATTACTAAAAAAAGATGAGCAAAAGAAAATTCTTGTAAAATACGCAAATAAAGAGAAGTTGTTTCAGTTTAGATGGACACTTTATAAAAACGGCGGACTTGTTGTTTTTAGGTCTTATGATAAGATAGTTGCCCAAAGTATGCTCTATTTAAGACATGAAAATCAGAGTTTTAGAGTAGAGTTGAAGACAAAAGGTGCAACTTTTCATAACGCACCGTATATATTGGTTAAATTTAAAGAGTTTAAGCAAGATTCAAAACAGGCTCTGTTTGAGATTTTTTTGTTTGATGAAAAAGAGCAAATATCCTTAGAAGAGTTAAAGAAATAAATTTCTTGCAGTAAAAAGAAATTTTCTGCCTCAAAAGAGGCAGACTTTAGTGCCACAGCGGCTAGCGTAGTAAAATGGGCTTTGCTTATTTTGCGTGTAAAAAGAGAGAATATGCAAAGAGTTGAGAGAGAAATTGAGAGATTAATCAAAGAGATAAATTATGATGAAGTAACTCGCCTTTTTGGGATGCTGCAAGGCGGAAAGCGGCTTCGTGCAAAATTAATTTTAAAGATAGCTCACTCTAGCGAAAAAGCTCCTCTGCTTGCTGCAATCGTTGAGCTTATTCACGGAGCAAGCCTGCTTCATGACGATGTAATAGATGAAGCGACGCTTAGACGCGGAGTGGCTTCGGTAAATGCAACGGATGGAAGCAAAACAGCCGTGATGCTTGGAGATATACTCTACTCAAAAGCTTTTACGGAACTTGTTTCGTTTGAAAGAGATATCGCAAGAATAGTCGCATCTTCCGTTACTGCTCTTAGCAAGGGCGAGATGATGGATGTTAAGATGGCAGATGAGTTTAACGGCGATGAAGAGAGATATCTTGATATGTTGTACCTTAAAACTGCTACTTTAATCGAAGCGGCCGCAGAGTCTGCCGCTATTTTAGCAGGTAAAGATTCTGTATCTCATGCGTTATATGGAAAAAATCTCGGTCTCTCTTTCCAAGTAATAGATGATATTTTGGATATTACAGCCGATGCGGCAACTCTTGGAAAGCCTGCTATGAACGATTTTGTAGAGGGTAAATGTACGCTGCCTTACATATACCTTTACAAAGTTTTAAATGACGATGATAAAAAAAAGTTAGTTAGCCTCCATGCAAAAATTTTAAATGAGCAGGATGCCTTTTGGATTAAACAAAAGATGCAAGAGCATAAAACCATTGAAAAATCTTTTGAGTTGGCGCAAAAACTCTCAGATGAGGCGATGAGCGTAATGAGAGATGATGCCGAGCTGGTAAACATTTTACAAACTATGATAAAAAGAAGTTATTAATGCACTATTTAAATATAAGCTTTTCACATAAAAACTCAACTCTGGAAATTAGAGAAAAACTTTCATACAAAGATGACGATGCTCTAAAAGCATGTCTTGCAAAGTTAAATTCCGGTGAAGCAATCAACGAGTCTGTTTTAATATCCACATGCAATCGTATGGAGGTGCTTTGCAGCTGCAGTGATATAGCTTTGGCAACACAGCATATTTTTGAGATGTTGGCGGCAAGATCCGGAATTTCAATAGAAGAGCTTGAAGGAAGGGCGGACATATATGATGACAGCAGCGCAATCCACCACCTCTTTAGCGTTGCTTCATCGCTAGATTCGATGGTTATCGGTGAGACGCAAATTGCGGGGCAGCTAAGAGACGCTTTTAGATTTTCATACGACAGCGGATTTTGCGGACAAAAACTTGCTCGCGCAATGCACCACGCCTTTAAATGTGCCGCAAAAGTTAGAAACGCAACGGATATTTCGTCAAAGCCCGTCTCAATCGCGAGTGTTGCAGTTGCAAAACTAAAATCTGTTTTAGATAGCGTAGAGGGTAAAAAAGCGTTAGTTATCGGTGTCGGAGAGATGTCTGAGATAACGGCTAAACATCTTGCATCAAACGGTGCAGTCGTTTATATTATGAACAGAACAGAATATAAAGCCCAAAAATTAGCAGACGAGTGCGGAGTTAAAGTTTTGGATTTTAGCGAGTTGCCAAATGCAGTCAATGAGTTTGAAATTTTATTTACTGCAACTTCGGCACCGGAACCTATAATTACGGATGAGATTATAAAACAGTGTGATTTTGAGAGGTATTGGTTTGATTTGGCACTTCCAAGAGATATAAACTATCATAAAGGCGAGAAGATAAACCTCTATGTTATCGATGATTTGAAAAATATCGTAGATGAAAATATGAGCTTGCGTGAAGACGGGGCAAGAAAAGCTCACGGTATTATCGGACGAAGCACGGTAGAGTTTTTTGAATGGCTGGATACTCTAAATATCGAACCGATGATTAAAGAGATTTATCAAAAAGCTTACGAAGCGGCAAAGACCGAAAGCGATAGAGTTATAAGAAACGGCTATATACCAAAAGAGTATGAAGCTCAAGTTCATAAGATGAGTCAGCAGGTTATGAAGAGGTTTTTACATGAGATGACTTCAAAGATGCGCAGTGTTTCCGAAGAGTCAAAATCCGATATGGTAACGAGCGCTTTACAGTTTTTAATAAAACAAGATAAAAATGAGATGCCCGACAAATATAAATGCGAGCATGCCCTAAATATTTTAGAAGGAAGATAATGAGAAGAAGCAGAGCTTTTATACCTACGACAAAAGAGGCACCCTCAGATGCAACGCTGCCGTCGCACAAATTTTTACTTAGAGGCGGTTTTATAAATCAACAGGGTGCCGGACTTTATAATTTTATGCCGCTTGGCAAAATCGTACTGGAAAAAATCAGAGCTATCGTAAAAGAGGAGCTGGACAATGCCGGCTGCTTGGAAGTACAGCTTAGTTTTGTTACTCCGATTGGTTTGTGGGAGAGAAGCGGTCGCTGTGAAGCTATGGGAAAAGAGATGCTTCGCATAAAAGACAGACATGAAAACGAGTTTGTGCTCAGTCCTACAAACGAAGAAGCTATGGTAGAACTGGTAAAAAACAGAGTAACAAGCTATAAAGATTTGCCTCTGAATCTGTATCAGATAAATACCAAGTTTCGTGATGAAGCAAGAC
This portion of the Sulfurimonas sp. genome encodes:
- a CDS encoding DegT/DnrJ/EryC1/StrS aminotransferase family protein — protein: MKIAFCKYESSREAHSNVSDVLDGEEINQVLELEGEFAAYIGADYAQATSHGTSALHLAMLALDLKRGDKVVCSVNAHPNVPEVVRHFDAEPVFIDIDSQTYNINLDKLEAYLEDNKAKKLKAVIVTHVAGQCVDLDRLYRMATIYDVKIVEDASEALGATYKGDKIGSTGADITCFNFSSHLKKDVCNGGMLVSNSQEIMERARLLSSHGMKRDEDSLEYIYDVVDIGFDYSMSQLDAAYIRAQIKEQDNNLVRVKEIAEMYNKALAGVNHITIPKPVSDEHPYSLYIIKVDKNRDSFALELKKQGVEVGVHYIPLHFLSYYKHKYSLKVNNFPVALTTYQQVMSLPIYPSMQDKEVQFVIDKIKSVASTRV
- a CDS encoding polyprenyl synthetase family protein; the encoded protein is MQRVEREIERLIKEINYDEVTRLFGMLQGGKRLRAKLILKIAHSSEKAPLLAAIVELIHGASLLHDDVIDEATLRRGVASVNATDGSKTAVMLGDILYSKAFTELVSFERDIARIVASSVTALSKGEMMDVKMADEFNGDEERYLDMLYLKTATLIEAAAESAAILAGKDSVSHALYGKNLGLSFQVIDDILDITADAATLGKPAMNDFVEGKCTLPYIYLYKVLNDDDKKKLVSLHAKILNEQDAFWIKQKMQEHKTIEKSFELAQKLSDEAMSVMRDDAELVNILQTMIKRSY
- a CDS encoding DUF2018 family protein; the protein is MYGLFEDEDDIFMGSPKSKLMDVIFNANNDRVRAELQNFIDRTAAMELMMAEKFTEDVDREIQRFMFSNRDEVDEHSKSLYIELMGTILSQSE
- the argB gene encoding acetylglutamate kinase, with protein sequence MQKKIETVQTLLEALPFIKEFRGETIVIKYGGSAQESPQLKEKFAEDILLMYLVGIKPVIVHGGGRQINEMLDALKIDTKFIDGQRVTSKEVMRIVEMVLSGEINKEIVSLLNSHGAKAIGISGKDAHFISAKSKDFAKWGLTGNITDVKSEVVENLIAEKFIPVIAPIAAGSEMGHPGFNINADLCASYVAKAIGANKIIFLTDTAGVLNNNKELFSTLTKDEVEALKADGTIHGGMVPKVDACLEAIEGGVQKAHIIDGRIEHSMLLELFTSAGIGTQIVI
- a CDS encoding MBL fold metallo-hydrolase, with the translated sequence MNIKVKPMGEYQTNCYIVTVNGKDFIIDPGIGATKWVIDNVTNPVAILNTHGHFDHVWSNAELQEKLKIPLYTPKEDTMLLSSSSWMPDLPPSKPDVEVEPNQELDFDGVKVKFTHFPGHTPGCSTIEIEDAMFSGDFIFERSIGRTDFPYSSPTQMRESLERFKKIPYDKTIYPGHGGTTTIREEQQYSDYWIGNL
- a CDS encoding tetraacyldisaccharide 4'-kinase; translated protein: MRKMLVFWVEEYFYNPSPAQKIISIFLLPLSFIYCFIMYLRFKSKKPQDFGIDIISIGNLSVGGSGKTPLVTALASRYEDAAVVLRGYARESRGLFVVSDGKKILVDVTISGDEAMIYAHKLPHTIVIVSEDRKKGILKAKEMGAKIIFLDDAYSKHDIKKLDILIDVQSKNSFCLPSGAFRERLWREKAAVVVKDGIDFKRVVELKNKSDKMSLVTAIARPQRLDGYLPQVVSKNWFEDHHSFTKDEVLDILKQDKSDSILVTYKDFVKLEQFDLPLSLLDLHVEVNENIFKIIDNYRRNSNAKKD
- the hemA gene encoding glutamyl-tRNA reductase, whose amino-acid sequence is MHYLNISFSHKNSTLEIREKLSYKDDDALKACLAKLNSGEAINESVLISTCNRMEVLCSCSDIALATQHIFEMLAARSGISIEELEGRADIYDDSSAIHHLFSVASSLDSMVIGETQIAGQLRDAFRFSYDSGFCGQKLARAMHHAFKCAAKVRNATDISSKPVSIASVAVAKLKSVLDSVEGKKALVIGVGEMSEITAKHLASNGAVVYIMNRTEYKAQKLADECGVKVLDFSELPNAVNEFEILFTATSAPEPIITDEIIKQCDFERYWFDLALPRDINYHKGEKINLYVIDDLKNIVDENMSLREDGARKAHGIIGRSTVEFFEWLDTLNIEPMIKEIYQKAYEAAKTESDRVIRNGYIPKEYEAQVHKMSQQVMKRFLHEMTSKMRSVSEESKSDMVTSALQFLIKQDKNEMPDKYKCEHALNILEGR
- a CDS encoding FAD-dependent oxidoreductase → MKIYDFLIIGAGSAGCNIAHYLQKNGKKVAVIDKEGIAGGGSKAAGAFLSPLPGKENPYNGFVNSALAYSLEFYEKFAPLALNKRGVLRVANNNFDDEKLQSNSIKSKYLNTKELQEISQNFTKIEGYFYENAAILNPHEICEKLIEKCDFYKEDIKELIFEEGFYIFENFKAKTVILAQGVIKPLVKTPYIEISPIFGVKIDVKTTTKVPFNIHKSISISTNKNDGTVAIGATKERHDTAKMECITSCDKCAFYINSEQGQIETLLREADELIKLEDLEVVKIYRGARATIKSYFPVIGKVVNFDESLKKYPSIKNGTKIPPNLLEYYPNLYIINALGSRGFVLAPYLAKILGENILSDTPMPKELSSEKLFYKTARKS
- a CDS encoding NAD+ synthase; the encoded protein is MKKYEQITEYLCYFLNDEVRKTGLGNVVLGLSGGIDSAVVALLAHKVFKDNLLCVKMPSHYSSQSSLDDADELCRDFGLNVITASIEPMLRAYEELNPDMDNLRRGNISARFRMATIFDISAKQRALVLGTSNKSELMLGYGTLYGDLASALNPIGDLYKSEVYELAEYLGVSKAIIKKVPSADLWYGQSDEADLGYSYAKLDEALKLYVEERLTREEIIKRGCDKDMLEMIIERIFRNQFKRKMPLIAKLTSRTINHDFNYPRDITL